One genomic segment of Gossypium arboreum isolate Shixiya-1 chromosome 3, ASM2569848v2, whole genome shotgun sequence includes these proteins:
- the LOC108481366 gene encoding sucrose nonfermenting 4-like protein — MFGSDRNPARDAGRVSTAGMVLLPIQFTWPYGGDDVSISGSFNGWTELVRMSQVEGCPNVFKAVCAVPHGSHEYKFFVDGEWRHDEQQPHRNGEYGIVNTFDTLPVPAEVSQHQIPAVILNQTIPRISEEDLRASRYQISAFLAAHTVYELLPESGKVVALAVDLPVKQAFHILAEQGIPVAPLWDFYKGKFVGVISASDFILILRQLGNHGSTLREEELETHTISAWKEGKARRNGQVDGHGRPIPRHLIFAGPGDNLKDVALKFLQNGVATIPVIHSSLEDGSFPQLLHLASLSGILKCVCRYFKHCSGSFPMLQLPIYAIPLGTWVPRIGESSSRSFAMLRPTSSLSSALNMLVQARVSSIPIVDDNDSLLDIYSRSDITALAKGRVYTHNLNEMTVYQALQLGQDSNSPYEPRTQRFQMCLHTDTLLKVMEQLANPGVRRLVIVEAGSNRVEGIISLSDVFRFLLG, encoded by the exons ATGTTTGGTTCCGATAGGAATCCGGCGAGGGATGCCGGCAGAGTGTCCACTGCCGGCATGGTGTTGTTACCTATTCAGTTTACATGGCCATATGGTGGTGACGATGTCTCTATATCTGGCTCTTTCAATGG GTGGACTGAGCTCGTGCGAATGTCACAGGTTGAAGGTTGCCCCAATGTATTTAAAGCTGTCTGTGCCGTACCACATGGTAGTCATGAG TACAAGTTTTTTGTCGATGGTGAGTGGCGACATGATGAACAACAACCTCACAGGAATGGCGAATATGGAATAGTTAACACTTTTGACACTCTACCTGTACCTGCAGAGGTCTCTCAG CATCAAATTCCTGCAGTTATATTGAACCAAACAATACCTAGGATTTCAGAAGAGGATTTACGGGCCTCCCGGTATCAAATATCTGCATTCTTGGCAGCACATACGGTTTATGAGTTACTACCTGAGTCAGGCAAG GTTGTTGCATTGGCTGTTGATTTGCCTGTAAAACAAGCATTTCATATTCTGGCTGAGCAG GGTATCCCTGTTGCTCCTCTTTGGGACTTCTACAAGGGGAAGTTTGTTGGAGTTATTAGTGCTTCAGATTTTATATTGATTCTAAGACAG CTTGGAAATCATGGATCAACTTTGAGAGAGGAAGAGCTTGAAACACACACTATTTCTGCCTGGAAAGAGGGAAAGGCTCGCAGGAACGGACAAGTTGATGGGCATGGGAGACCAATTCCAAGACATCTCATCTTT GCTGGGCCAGGTGATAATTTGAAGGATGTAGCTTTGAAATTTTTGCAAAATGGAGTCGCCACAATTCCTGTCATCCATTCATCCTTAGAAGATGGTTCATTTCCCCAATTATTACATCTTGCATCGCTCTCTGGAATACTAAAAT GCGTATGCAGATATTTCAAACATTGTTCTGGCTCTTTCCCCATGCTACAATTACCAATTTATGCTATCCCTCTGGGTACATGGGTTCCAAGAATCGGAGAATCCAGCAGTCGGTCATTTGCGATGCTGAGACCTACTTCTTCTCTTAGTTCAGCATTAAATATGCTAGTTCAAG CTCGAGTAAGTTCAATACCTATAGTTGACGATAATGACTCATTACTGGACATATATTCTCGGAG TGACATAACGGCATTGGCGAAAGGCAGAGTTTATACACATAATCTGAATGAAATGACTGTTTATCAG GCATTGCAATTGGGTCAAGATTCTAACAGTCCTTATGAGCCAAGAACTCAAAGATTTCAGATGTGTTTGCATACCGATACATTGCTTAAAGTGATGGAACAATTGGCAAACCCTG GTGTCAGACGACTTGTTATCGTGGAAGCTGGCAGTAACCGTGTAGAAGGCATTATCTCGCTGAGCGATGTTTTCAGGTTCTTGCTCGGTTAG